The Winogradskyella schleiferi genome has a window encoding:
- a CDS encoding glycosyltransferase family 4 protein → MKIGLVLSSTPGYSETFFTSKIKGLLENGFSVVLITQTAQTDFELCPVVKAPKNYKNSFFQVISVALVFLKLLFHFRALSRYIKLEQQEHTSVGRIFKKIYLNSHLLSQKVDWLHFGFTTQALESELIAKAIGAKMAVSFRGFDINVYPVKHHNCYDLVWKHVNKVHSISNGLLQKAYGLGLSENISYSIITPAVNVLKLNKRRNFKTDSNKFQIFTVARLNWIKGLDLALDAMKILKEEGLDFEYHIIGSGTPTEIERYTFQIHQNKIQNQVFFHGKLSHKSTLKKLSSADIYLQPSIQEGFCNAVLEAQAMGLLCVVTNAGALKENIIHDKTGWVVPKRHPRLLAKKIIEVVQLPTEKKEQFRLQAINRVQADFNIKKQQDAFAQFYRDI, encoded by the coding sequence AACCTTTTTTACTTCAAAAATAAAAGGACTTTTAGAAAATGGCTTTAGTGTTGTATTGATTACCCAAACGGCTCAAACTGATTTTGAATTATGTCCAGTTGTAAAAGCACCAAAGAATTATAAAAATTCGTTCTTTCAAGTCATTTCTGTAGCTTTAGTATTTTTAAAATTATTATTTCATTTCAGGGCTTTATCCAGATATATCAAATTAGAACAGCAAGAACATACCTCTGTTGGTCGTATTTTTAAAAAGATATATCTTAATTCACATTTATTAAGTCAAAAAGTTGATTGGTTGCATTTTGGGTTTACAACACAAGCATTGGAGAGCGAACTTATAGCAAAAGCGATAGGAGCGAAAATGGCGGTTAGTTTTAGAGGATTCGATATTAATGTTTATCCTGTAAAACATCATAATTGTTATGATTTGGTATGGAAACATGTAAATAAAGTCCATAGCATTTCTAACGGCTTACTTCAAAAGGCTTATGGTTTAGGACTTAGTGAAAATATATCATATAGCATTATTACACCCGCTGTTAATGTATTAAAACTTAATAAAAGACGGAATTTTAAAACCGATAGCAATAAGTTTCAGATTTTTACCGTGGCAAGATTAAATTGGATAAAAGGATTAGATCTAGCATTGGATGCCATGAAGATACTCAAGGAAGAGGGCTTGGATTTTGAATACCATATCATTGGTTCGGGAACACCAACGGAAATAGAACGCTATACCTTTCAAATTCATCAAAATAAAATTCAAAACCAGGTATTTTTTCATGGTAAGTTATCGCATAAATCGACATTGAAGAAATTAAGTTCTGCAGATATATATTTACAGCCAAGCATTCAAGAAGGGTTTTGTAATGCTGTTTTAGAAGCGCAAGCAATGGGTTTATTATGTGTAGTGACTAATGCAGGAGCACTCAAAGAAAATATAATACACGATAAAACAGGATGGGTAGTTCCAAAAAGACATCCAAGATTACTTGCAAAAAAAATCATTGAGGTGGTTCAGTTACCCACAGAAAAAAAAGAACAGTTCCGGCTACAAGCCATAAATCGAGTACAAGCAGATTTTAATATTAAAAAACAACAAGATGCTTTTGCTCAATTTTATAGAGACATCTAA